Proteins encoded together in one Desulfosporosinus meridiei DSM 13257 window:
- a CDS encoding site-specific integrase yields MQSNKTCPLVEQYLGYLVVIKGRSENTVKEYRTDLLMFSAL; encoded by the coding sequence ATGCAATCCAATAAAACTTGTCCCCTTGTTGAACAGTACCTAGGGTATCTTGTCGTTATAAAAGGCAGATCAGAAAACACGGTTAAGGAATATCGTACCGATTTACTTATGTTTTCAGCTTTGTAA
- a CDS encoding DUF2188 domain-containing protein, whose amino-acid sequence MSLATFGWCWQVKGAGNTKATIKTDRQSEAIDIARSIARNQELELVIHRPNGQIRDKDSFGNDPFPPRE is encoded by the coding sequence ATATCCCTCGCGACTTTCGGATGGTGTTGGCAAGTTAAGGGTGCTGGAAATACAAAAGCAACAATAAAGACAGATAGACAGTCTGAGGCTATTGATATCGCGAGAAGCATAGCCCGTAATCAAGAATTAGAACTTGTAATTCATCGCCCTAACGGTCAGATAAGAGATAAAGATTCCTTCGGTAATGACCCATTTCCGCCAAGAGAGTAA
- a CDS encoding helix-turn-helix domain-containing protein produces MPPISSKSYTKEENQFLKNIGFKIQFLRKQRGLSQSELAEKSELSYTTISHLESTSVYGLSIIAIYRIAKALDVDPSQLLMFK; encoded by the coding sequence ATGCCCCCTATCAGCAGCAAGTCATATACCAAGGAAGAGAATCAATTTTTGAAGAATATAGGTTTTAAAATTCAATTTCTTCGGAAGCAGCGAGGCCTCAGTCAGAGTGAGCTTGCCGAAAAATCGGAATTGAGTTATACCACCATTAGCCATCTTGAAAGTACATCAGTCTATGGTTTATCTATTATTGCTATTTACAGAATCGCTAAAGCCCTTGACGTCGATCCGAGCCAACTTCTAATGTTTAAGTAG
- a CDS encoding McrB family protein, translated as MGWLENETLNMGDIDWIKRNYILFKAPGGSGNGNFPLSVDRTPIGYHKNLGGIVIYLEPVSTLPEPIVKFNQVSSQSFVSFVERNLKVLNSIGLPHQPENYLSFLKENLANRLILAIPVLRPIRDPNDSRERYFYNFEMVHISDEKPEADSYVTVPSVVSHIDRRRFESILEKKTQVQFIHYNGMMPCPEFIVCEDVLYHVPSNALTANPRNINTFTPVDPSQIKKVLLPPEFKETSRCSWQGLYFIPHNYAEELRTLFNNEGVSYTEELKNNHTNMNFINSIQTQEASPEPQTPAGQVTEYEFLQSLKNCVNESNLYYEEKDLYNFHTAVKTNSLTILGGMSGTGKTQLALEYAKALGLKNGEDLLFIPISPSYSEPSDLLGYLNPLTGAYVESESGLARFLYNASQNPDRLYMVIFDEMNLSQVEYWFSPFISLLELSENHRELKLVSERQYCLNEEYRKSIKLGKNVILIGTANFDETTKEFSNRLLDRANVIYLTKQSFLNAKNVNEEEVSVPPYDAISADIFRSWRKAAQELTLLQSMNDKELTLLDEIHTELSKIDAQNGVSFRVCKAIGSYIANIPYDENGKLLIARRSAFDLQLRQRVFTKLKGHKEMLIELLGEYNLDTDRVVNSKIMQLLEAYDDDKEKVFENFEQSVNFLKQKAKELVIHGYTM; from the coding sequence ATGGGATGGTTAGAGAATGAAACCTTAAATATGGGGGATATAGATTGGATTAAACGAAACTATATATTATTTAAAGCTCCAGGTGGTTCAGGTAACGGGAATTTCCCGTTATCTGTAGACAGGACTCCGATCGGATATCATAAAAATTTGGGTGGCATTGTAATATATCTTGAGCCCGTGTCAACATTGCCCGAGCCGATTGTAAAGTTTAACCAAGTTTCATCTCAGTCATTTGTTTCATTTGTGGAAAGAAATTTAAAAGTTCTTAATAGTATTGGTCTTCCTCATCAACCAGAGAATTATCTATCGTTCTTGAAGGAAAATCTTGCGAATAGACTTATTTTAGCCATTCCGGTTCTTCGGCCAATTAGAGACCCAAATGATTCTAGGGAACGATATTTCTATAATTTTGAGATGGTTCATATTTCAGATGAAAAACCTGAGGCAGATTCCTACGTAACCGTTCCTAGTGTTGTATCTCATATTGACCGCAGACGATTTGAGTCGATTCTCGAGAAAAAGACCCAAGTTCAATTTATACACTATAACGGAATGATGCCATGTCCTGAATTCATTGTTTGTGAAGATGTACTTTATCATGTGCCTTCGAATGCTTTAACCGCCAATCCGAGAAACATTAACACTTTTACCCCTGTAGACCCCTCACAGATAAAGAAGGTATTGCTACCGCCAGAATTTAAGGAAACAAGCCGATGCAGCTGGCAAGGGCTGTATTTTATCCCGCATAATTACGCAGAAGAATTAAGAACATTATTTAACAATGAGGGTGTCTCTTACACAGAGGAATTAAAGAACAATCACACAAATATGAATTTTATAAATTCAATTCAAACGCAAGAAGCTTCACCCGAGCCACAGACACCTGCAGGCCAGGTTACAGAATATGAGTTTCTGCAATCCTTGAAGAATTGTGTAAACGAAAGTAATTTATACTATGAAGAGAAAGATCTCTATAATTTTCATACAGCCGTAAAAACAAATTCCTTGACAATTTTGGGAGGAATGAGCGGAACTGGGAAAACGCAACTTGCGTTAGAGTATGCAAAGGCTTTAGGTTTAAAAAATGGGGAGGACTTACTTTTTATACCTATTAGCCCTTCTTATTCGGAACCTTCAGACCTTCTTGGATACCTCAACCCTTTAACAGGGGCTTATGTAGAAAGTGAAAGCGGACTGGCGAGGTTTTTATATAATGCAAGCCAAAACCCAGACCGACTTTATATGGTTATCTTTGATGAAATGAACTTAAGTCAGGTTGAATATTGGTTTAGTCCGTTTATATCACTTCTTGAGTTAAGTGAAAATCACCGAGAATTAAAATTGGTTAGTGAACGACAATATTGCTTAAACGAAGAATATCGAAAGTCAATCAAACTTGGGAAAAATGTTATTCTGATCGGAACGGCTAATTTTGACGAGACAACCAAAGAATTTAGCAATCGACTGCTCGATAGGGCCAATGTTATTTATTTGACTAAACAATCATTTTTAAATGCTAAAAATGTCAATGAAGAAGAAGTTAGCGTGCCGCCATATGATGCTATATCTGCAGACATCTTTCGCAGTTGGAGAAAGGCCGCGCAAGAATTAACTCTACTTCAAAGCATGAACGATAAAGAATTGACACTATTAGATGAAATCCATACAGAGCTAAGTAAAATTGATGCACAAAATGGAGTTAGTTTTAGGGTATGCAAAGCTATTGGTAGTTATATTGCAAACATACCATATGACGAAAATGGTAAACTTCTAATAGCTCGACGTTCTGCATTTGATTTGCAATTACGGCAAAGGGTTTTTACAAAGCTTAAAGGCCACAAAGAAATGTTAATCGAACTTTTAGGGGAATATAACCTAGATACAGATAGGGTAGTAAATAGCAAGATAATGCAACTTCTTGAAGCTTATGATGACGACAAGGAAAAGGTCTTTGAGAACTTTGAACAATCGGTTAATTTCTTAAAACAAAAGGCGAAAGAGCTGGTAATTCATGGCTATACAATGTAA
- a CDS encoding serine/threonine-protein kinase, with the protein MVPEYILKIDEHHIGIEVSKLYKNEYRFPTEMLASGRKYSGVEVTLNKPHGKKVIMEFVLKLLLKGPKQYKPFVNQVLQRFTWLDLNDSLEILLLDGVIQITFKNQKPRKTVDWLPKIIQLDPRAMECLIERGPDYNLELMRIKDSVINLLSDSGSPMKDYLLQWIEDAEIKDQSGAVIADCTSFKKYKSIVLSVAYYVNLKEKGSKLPLRYLSNQIWSQPGLLNNYKNEIALSAGITLDELNSVFLPDINNTLHAPLILISPVEELQKLVVKLIESEIQQDSILFYINEMNCCLQRIGEVVGDSTESALYTFLQVYNDCTERLVEVSSKEVQLSILNDLKYSINVLKKEILKIGQIKQQFELIVLKEIGSGSFARVYRVFDPESNTIVACKVLFPRSYFKQVYGNDGDEYILRFKREVRLLTKELRHKNIVEVEKIQLEGTPFWFTMPLASFSLEKWIKDNHDASVDQRIKIFDQIVSGIKYLHEKDKYHRDLAPNNILLYETKHGLKVKIADFGLAKDPESVSFRTSLSKKSYGQEDFTDPEQLNNLADSTHLSDIYSLGALLYYLLSSKLPKKRFYVPVMCQSVVMKAMDKRGRRYQSIYEFEKDLNDCIKSLGN; encoded by the coding sequence ATGGTTCCGGAGTACATTTTAAAGATTGATGAACATCATATCGGCATAGAAGTAAGTAAACTATATAAGAATGAGTATCGTTTCCCAACTGAAATGTTAGCGAGCGGACGGAAGTATAGTGGGGTAGAGGTTACTTTAAATAAACCGCATGGTAAAAAAGTGATCATGGAATTTGTCCTTAAATTACTTTTAAAAGGTCCAAAACAGTATAAGCCTTTTGTTAATCAAGTACTTCAACGATTTACATGGTTAGATTTAAATGACTCTTTAGAAATTCTATTATTAGATGGTGTTATTCAAATCACCTTCAAAAATCAAAAGCCTCGAAAAACGGTTGATTGGCTGCCTAAAATAATACAACTTGATCCTAGGGCTATGGAATGTCTAATCGAGAGAGGTCCAGATTACAACTTAGAGCTCATGAGGATAAAAGATTCAGTAATAAACTTGCTAAGTGATAGCGGAAGCCCGATGAAAGATTATTTATTACAATGGATTGAAGATGCAGAAATAAAAGATCAATCAGGTGCTGTGATAGCGGATTGCACGTCATTTAAAAAATATAAGTCAATAGTTCTTTCGGTTGCTTACTATGTCAATTTAAAAGAAAAGGGAAGCAAATTACCTTTACGTTATTTATCAAATCAAATCTGGAGTCAGCCAGGATTATTAAATAATTACAAGAATGAAATTGCTCTTTCAGCAGGCATAACCTTGGATGAGCTTAACTCGGTGTTTCTTCCAGATATAAATAATACTTTGCATGCACCCTTAATACTAATTTCACCAGTAGAGGAATTGCAAAAATTAGTTGTTAAACTTATAGAGTCCGAAATTCAGCAAGATTCAATATTGTTTTACATAAATGAAATGAATTGCTGTCTCCAACGAATTGGTGAAGTTGTCGGAGATTCCACGGAAAGCGCCTTATATACTTTTTTGCAGGTATATAATGATTGTACGGAAAGGCTTGTTGAGGTTAGCTCCAAAGAAGTCCAGCTGTCAATCTTAAACGATTTAAAATACTCCATTAATGTTCTGAAAAAAGAGATCCTAAAGATAGGACAGATAAAACAGCAGTTTGAGCTGATCGTCTTAAAAGAAATCGGAAGTGGTTCTTTTGCCAGAGTTTATAGAGTATTTGATCCTGAATCAAATACAATTGTAGCTTGTAAAGTGCTTTTTCCGAGAAGTTACTTTAAACAGGTTTATGGAAATGATGGGGATGAATATATACTTCGGTTTAAGAGAGAGGTTAGATTGCTAACTAAAGAGTTACGGCACAAAAACATTGTAGAGGTTGAGAAGATTCAGCTGGAAGGTACACCTTTTTGGTTTACTATGCCATTAGCAAGCTTTTCTCTGGAAAAATGGATAAAAGATAATCATGATGCTTCAGTAGATCAACGTATTAAAATTTTTGATCAGATTGTATCAGGTATTAAGTACTTACATGAGAAAGATAAATATCATCGAGATTTAGCGCCAAATAACATTTTGTTATATGAAACTAAACATGGTTTGAAAGTAAAAATAGCCGATTTTGGATTGGCAAAAGATCCTGAATCAGTGTCATTTAGGACTAGCTTATCCAAAAAGAGCTATGGACAAGAAGATTTTACTGATCCCGAACAGCTAAATAATTTAGCGGACTCCACTCATCTATCTGATATTTACTCCCTGGGAGCCTTACTGTACTATTTATTAAGTAGCAAACTACCTAAAAAGAGATTTTACGTTCCAGTTATGTGTCAGAGTGTTGTTATGAAAGCTATGGATAAGAGAGGACGACGCTATCAGAGTATATATGAGTTTGAAAAAGATTTAAATGATTGTATAAAAAGTTTAGGGAATTAG
- a CDS encoding antitoxin VbhA family protein has protein sequence MKTSVIKGKRNHKRVISSVRASMAMEGLQPSLHAQALGKLYLEDKITGREAIARIKEKHSAKFGL, from the coding sequence TTGAAAACGAGTGTTATAAAGGGTAAAAGAAATCATAAAAGAGTAATCTCCAGTGTCAGAGCTTCAATGGCGATGGAAGGATTGCAACCAAGTTTACATGCTCAAGCACTTGGCAAACTGTACCTTGAAGATAAAATTACCGGCAGAGAAGCAATTGCGAGGATAAAGGAAAAACACTCTGCTAAATTTGGGCTATAA
- a CDS encoding AAA family ATPase: protein MIKDFSTVFWGYLPSTNGPYKVHEKVNAFIGPSGHGKTTIWDGLRLMLGASHFESKRTFSFYVHKKSNWAVVRVAFHNLPVNGVRPFEAARKFKDEVTACCRIYKNEQGSWARDYYLFDGEFHDLKDLHFNTKAYSEVALTVGKYLEDLEQCLGITKEFRNLMAMSPDTIREVVNASPHAIFHLIFDLKGTKDYKKRYDNSKQRLSEQEVSIERAEEEMKQAQSRFEETKQKAQKFRLYQAAEKEVNGTRLRLKKLEYFESQETLRSIEEGLIEVEEMGKAESDKVNKLTVKITAKQAEIDRLEDEYNRLDALEEQANNDIIRYTNDKTRQEPEVEKLGQQINRLKQIESQNMDDLDKLKDILTEGLEKKRLDYSQGQAELTQIKQKLSDLERNLLPYKEEAKKFRPILEVNQIPFIMLADAISVKPDMRKWQEAIEAYIGNNRYRIIVEPDNYLPAKKIQEKARYGARVSLPKSGKELPQRKDIPYSSIRSAINITYQGKVEGYLDRLNHVYLVETVEEGHALQARGIESITLEGLLQDNDGAIHMKYHTLCCGKLAIEEEKKRAKELLPKKESIVRELQDSVRNAQAELDEVKEAIKNQELLAKLPEMQQTYSLLQDGVEKLSILIEETAVKRTEAKKEKEEIRRKELVASEEKIKFTENKNQAVQKAADLSRRYKELQNKLDSHVFSVERTLAEVKALGLSDDDIAFIAYDVQGSAFMDPQGNLLTSKQMGNELNVLLLDKEKLYDSSVNEEVVRLVEAQEGQVEFLAKNLRTLKEDRSDLERTCDDLLFQFRGHIKEIMKDYITEFESFADLLKASAKGKLVEVTPEPETWEIHLFIGYDGKEPVAVDGPHLSSGQKASTSLMILLAALSENNNGKTTPIMFLDEPKARVDDDRGNEIGQLLQVTDIQYFITHQQGESLKSIDWIDHAFTCSACEPGKEFANQLILKKRARRNLQ from the coding sequence ATGATTAAAGACTTCTCAACTGTATTCTGGGGATACCTGCCTAGCACGAATGGTCCGTATAAAGTTCATGAAAAGGTCAATGCCTTTATTGGCCCATCCGGTCACGGGAAAACAACAATTTGGGATGGACTTCGCCTGATGCTGGGTGCCAGCCATTTTGAAAGCAAAAGGACATTTTCGTTTTATGTTCATAAAAAAAGTAACTGGGCTGTAGTAAGAGTAGCTTTTCATAACTTGCCGGTGAATGGGGTGCGTCCTTTTGAAGCGGCCCGAAAATTTAAAGACGAGGTTACCGCTTGTTGTAGGATCTATAAAAATGAGCAAGGTTCATGGGCCAGAGATTATTATTTATTCGATGGAGAATTTCATGATCTGAAGGATCTTCATTTTAATACCAAAGCCTACAGTGAAGTGGCGTTGACTGTGGGAAAATATCTCGAAGATTTGGAGCAATGCCTGGGGATTACAAAAGAATTTCGTAATCTGATGGCAATGAGCCCTGATACAATACGAGAAGTGGTGAACGCATCTCCACACGCAATTTTTCATTTAATCTTTGATCTGAAAGGCACAAAGGATTATAAGAAACGTTACGATAACAGTAAACAGAGGCTAAGTGAACAGGAAGTATCCATTGAGCGAGCAGAAGAAGAAATGAAGCAAGCTCAATCTCGTTTTGAAGAAACTAAACAAAAAGCACAAAAATTCCGTCTTTATCAAGCTGCGGAAAAGGAAGTTAATGGAACGAGACTAAGACTTAAAAAGCTTGAATATTTTGAATCTCAGGAGACGCTGAGGTCAATAGAAGAAGGATTAATCGAAGTTGAAGAAATGGGAAAAGCTGAGTCGGATAAAGTTAATAAGCTAACTGTAAAAATTACCGCCAAACAAGCAGAGATTGACCGATTGGAAGACGAATATAACCGTCTGGATGCGCTGGAAGAGCAAGCGAATAATGATATTATCCGATATACAAACGATAAAACACGGCAGGAACCTGAAGTTGAGAAGCTTGGTCAGCAAATTAATAGGCTTAAACAAATTGAATCGCAAAACATGGATGATTTGGACAAACTAAAAGATATTCTCACAGAGGGTCTGGAGAAAAAGAGGCTGGATTATTCTCAGGGGCAAGCGGAACTTACCCAAATCAAACAAAAGCTCTCCGATTTGGAAAGGAACCTCCTGCCTTATAAAGAAGAAGCGAAAAAGTTCAGACCAATTCTTGAGGTGAATCAAATTCCTTTTATTATGCTCGCCGATGCCATCAGTGTGAAACCGGATATGAGAAAATGGCAAGAGGCTATCGAGGCCTATATCGGCAACAACCGATACCGGATCATTGTGGAACCGGACAACTACCTTCCTGCCAAAAAAATACAGGAAAAGGCTAGATATGGGGCTCGTGTATCGTTGCCCAAGAGTGGAAAAGAACTTCCTCAAAGAAAAGATATCCCCTATTCCAGCATTCGCTCGGCTATCAATATCACCTACCAGGGAAAGGTGGAGGGGTATCTGGACCGATTGAACCACGTCTATCTTGTGGAAACGGTCGAAGAAGGCCACGCCCTTCAAGCGCGCGGGATTGAAAGTATTACGCTGGAAGGCCTGCTTCAAGATAATGATGGCGCGATTCATATGAAATACCATACTCTATGCTGCGGTAAATTAGCTATTGAAGAAGAGAAAAAGCGAGCAAAAGAATTGCTGCCGAAAAAAGAAAGCATTGTTCGAGAACTGCAGGACAGTGTCCGTAATGCCCAAGCCGAATTAGACGAAGTAAAGGAGGCTATCAAAAACCAAGAGTTATTGGCTAAGCTGCCGGAGATGCAACAAACGTATAGTCTGTTGCAGGATGGAGTAGAAAAACTTTCAATTTTGATAGAAGAAACTGCGGTGAAAAGGACTGAGGCAAAAAAGGAAAAAGAAGAAATCCGGAGAAAAGAGCTGGTTGCCAGCGAAGAAAAAATAAAATTTACTGAAAATAAAAATCAGGCCGTACAAAAGGCAGCAGATCTTTCCAGACGGTATAAGGAGTTGCAGAATAAACTTGATTCCCACGTTTTCTCTGTAGAGCGAACCTTGGCGGAAGTGAAAGCGCTGGGACTCAGTGACGATGACATCGCCTTTATCGCTTATGATGTACAAGGTAGCGCCTTTATGGACCCACAAGGGAATTTGCTTACTTCCAAGCAAATGGGCAATGAGTTGAATGTTTTACTCCTGGACAAAGAAAAGCTTTATGATTCCTCTGTCAATGAGGAAGTCGTCCGCTTGGTCGAAGCGCAGGAAGGACAAGTAGAATTTCTAGCCAAGAACCTACGCACATTAAAAGAAGACCGTTCGGATCTTGAAAGGACCTGTGATGATTTGCTATTTCAATTCCGCGGTCATATTAAAGAAATCATGAAAGATTATATTACAGAATTTGAAAGCTTTGCAGACCTACTCAAGGCTTCGGCCAAAGGAAAGTTGGTCGAAGTCACTCCAGAACCGGAAACCTGGGAAATTCATCTCTTTATTGGCTATGATGGAAAAGAACCAGTTGCAGTTGACGGTCCACACCTTAGTTCAGGGCAAAAGGCCAGTACCAGTTTAATGATTTTGCTCGCAGCTTTAAGTGAAAACAATAACGGAAAAACAACACCCATCATGTTTTTAGATGAGCCAAAGGCCCGGGTGGACGACGATCGGGGCAATGAAATTGGGCAACTTCTGCAAGTTACGGATATCCAGTATTTTATCACCCATCAACAAGGCGAGTCTTTAAAAAGCATTGATTGGATCGATCATGCCTTTACTTGTAGCGCCTGTGAGCCTGGAAAAGAATTTGCCAACCAACTTATATTAAAAAAGCGTGCTAGAAGAAACCTGCAATAA